In Subdoligranulum variabile, the genomic stretch GGTGCCGGACCCGTTGGGCATTCTCCCCTTCGGCCCGGCGGGCCGGTCGGTCACTGTCTGCTTTTTACCGCAGTACGGGCAGTATATAGCATCGTCCGGGATTTCCCGGCCGCAAGCTGTCCGGCAGCACAACATAAAAAACCACCTCCGATTGCAAGATACCGAAGGTGGTGGTATTATAATAATGTACTGGGGGCCACCCCCGGTATGGTATTCACCTCAACCCCGTCGGCTGTCTCCCGGCGGGGCTTTTTATTTTGTAATGCTGATAACGATAGAATAAGGAGCTGTTCCATTCTCCATTTCGTATTTGTCGCTATCCTCATCCATGTATACATATTTGTAAGGGCCACCCGTTATTTCTCCGCTGACCTTTCCGCTACCGGCCAAAAGGTTTTTTACGCGGGAAATACTGCCCTTTTTAATGTATCCAACATGGACTCCGTCCATACAGACTTTGATTGCGTTGGGATCGTGGGGATTCTCAGGCTCCGGAACCAGCTCTACCTGCTGAGGCGCGAACAGAAATTTATAAATCCGTTCTTCTTCCATGCCTTCTTCCACAATCTCGGTTTTGGACATTTCGTATTCTATATTATCAGAACCAAGATTTTCAATATCCTTTTCGTGAAAACTGACGCCCGCCACATGGAAGTTTGCCGATTGAGAAATAGCCTTTTTAGGTTTCTGCTCTTTTTCGGGAGTAAGTGGTACAACGCTTTCGTCCTTCCCGGTCCCGTCCTCCTGTCCAGCTTCTTCGTCATCAGACGAAAGAATTCTTTCAAGTTCCTGAACATTCTTTTCCCAGGTTCCTTTGCATGCATACACGATAACCGCAAGTAATAGCGATATGACCGACAAGACTTGCTGACTGGCAAGAGCAAAGACCGCACAAACGATAACAAAAACTGCCATGACCGTCATTCTGTTCCGGAGGCAATTTTGATATTTTGCAAGGGCCTTTTGCGGGTCTCTAAGATCTGCAGCGGACAAGCCACTTTTCTTTGCAGGAACAGACGACACGATTGTTCTTGTATATTGTTTCGTAGAACTGGCCTCTGCCGGTTTCCGTCTTTTTGTGGTTCTCTTTTTCTTGCTGTCGGTTACAAAGGAAATTCCGGTCCC encodes the following:
- a CDS encoding DUF4236 domain-containing protein, which translates into the protein MGFRMRKSINLGGGVRLNLSKKGIGYSVGTKGFRVTKKARGGVRTTASIPGTGISFVTDSKKKRTTKRRKPAEASSTKQYTRTIVSSVPAKKSGLSAADLRDPQKALAKYQNCLRNRMTVMAVFVIVCAVFALASQQVLSVISLLLAVIVYACKGTWEKNVQELERILSSDDEEAGQEDGTGKDESVVPLTPEKEQKPKKAISQSANFHVAGVSFHEKDIENLGSDNIEYEMSKTEIVEEGMEEERIYKFLFAPQQVELVPEPENPHDPNAIKVCMDGVHVGYIKKGSISRVKNLLAGSGKVSGEITGGPYKYVYMDEDSDKYEMENGTAPYSIVISITK